In Campylobacter showae, the genomic stretch GTGTTCGCCCATACGCCGTTTAGCACGGTAGCGATCACGGTGATGAGCGCCGTAGCCGTGATGAGCGCATCCATAGGCATGCCGGTTTTGCTCATGATTATCGCGTTTACCGGCACGATATACATCATCGTTAAAAAGGTCGTGAGTCCCGCGCTAAACTCGGTCTTTACGCTAGTGCCGTTTTGCTTGAGTTTAAAAAAATCCAATTCCGCCTCCTTAGTTATCGTAAATTTTTAGTTCGTTATATAAGCTATCTCGCTCTACGGGGACAAAGCCCGACGTCTGAATGAGATCGGTAAAATTTCTAAGACTCATACCGCTTGCCGACTTCGCTCCGGCCGCGCTTTGGATACTCTCTTTTTCTATCGTGCCGTCTAAATCATCAGCGCCAAATTCCTGCGCGACCATCGCTAAATTTATAGTCGAGGTCGCCCAGTATGCCTTGATGTGCGCGACATTATCAAGCACCAGACGCGAGATAGCAAAGGTCTTTAAAATTTCGGCCGAGCCGGGATAGTTTTCCACTTTTAGATAGTTGTTATCGCGCTGATAAACCAGCGGGATAAAGGCGTTAAATCCGCCCGTTGTATCCTGTAAACCTCGAATCCTTAGTATATGATCGATGCGGTTTTGCCTGCTTTCTACGTGGCCAAACAGCATCGTAGCGTTACTTTCTCTGCCTTTTTCGTGCCACAGGCGGTGGATTTTGAGCCAGTTTTCCGAGCTCACCTTGCCTTTACAGATCTTACGTCTAACCTCTTCGTCAAAGATCTCCGCTCCGCCGCCTGGCATAGAGTCCAC encodes the following:
- the mqnE gene encoding aminofutalosine synthase MqnE produces the protein MTNLIDKLQSGERLDADECAGLYDLDLFTLGKFANAKRQKLHGKKVFFNVNRHINPTNICADVCKFCAFSANRKNPNPYTMSHDEILKIVEKSVAGGAKEIHIVSAHNPETPWQWYLEIFKKIKEKYPQIHVKALTAAEVDFLSRKHGLSYEEVVEKMLEYGVDSMPGGGAEIFDEEVRRKICKGKVSSENWLKIHRLWHEKGRESNATMLFGHVESRQNRIDHILRIRGLQDTTGGFNAFIPLVYQRDNNYLKVENYPGSAEILKTFAISRLVLDNVAHIKAYWATSTINLAMVAQEFGADDLDGTIEKESIQSAAGAKSASGMSLRNFTDLIQTSGFVPVERDSLYNELKIYDN